In Micromonospora purpureochromogenes, a single window of DNA contains:
- a CDS encoding helix-turn-helix domain-containing protein produces MTPPDPRLLGPLIAQLRLARGWSQQRLAAELCAAAGAATVTRHEISRWERQARVPGDRWLRRLALVLDAPAALLVEAAGRSRHHGPVGAGGSRSRSALLALAQRWVADPHAPLLVAPAAHRSAPVGAPGGSDPGGPAGPGELAELRRLDDLTGGADLAPAGAYRLRRAVRALAGAGPAERRRLLPVLAETAQLAGWLHADAGHPTVGLDAYRLGLRAAAAAGDPALAGHVLGSASHLLAGAGDPEGALLLARTAYAGARRSAGPGLRALLLHRVALAAALGGRARAARQALDAARQTAGAVEPGAEPAWLYWLDDTELAAMTGRALVALGRPRPALPLLRAARRGGRPRRAAVYGGWLARGLLQLGEVEQACAVAGAALLDAVRAGSARAATPLVELERRLAAHRTEPAVRRYAALLADARGFLPRGPVTAPSRPPAPGRRGGPSGAAGATRRAGGGTRPTPTG; encoded by the coding sequence ATGACCCCGCCCGACCCGCGCCTGCTCGGGCCGCTGATCGCCCAGCTACGGCTGGCCCGCGGCTGGAGTCAGCAGCGGCTCGCCGCCGAGCTCTGCGCCGCCGCCGGCGCGGCCACCGTGACCCGGCACGAGATCTCCCGCTGGGAGCGCCAGGCCCGGGTGCCGGGCGACCGCTGGCTGCGCCGGCTCGCCCTCGTGCTCGACGCGCCGGCCGCGCTGCTGGTCGAGGCCGCCGGGCGCAGCCGGCACCACGGCCCGGTGGGGGCGGGCGGGTCCCGATCCCGGTCGGCCCTGCTCGCGCTGGCCCAACGCTGGGTGGCCGACCCGCACGCTCCGCTGCTGGTCGCGCCGGCGGCGCACCGGTCCGCCCCGGTGGGCGCACCCGGCGGGTCCGACCCGGGCGGGCCGGCCGGGCCCGGCGAGCTGGCCGAGCTGCGCCGGCTCGACGATCTCACCGGCGGCGCCGACCTGGCCCCGGCCGGGGCGTACCGGCTGCGGCGGGCGGTTCGGGCGCTGGCCGGGGCGGGTCCGGCCGAGCGGCGACGGCTGCTGCCGGTGCTGGCCGAGACGGCCCAGCTCGCCGGGTGGCTGCACGCCGACGCCGGCCATCCCACCGTCGGGCTGGACGCCTACCGGCTCGGCCTGCGGGCCGCCGCGGCGGCCGGTGACCCGGCGCTCGCCGGGCACGTGCTCGGGTCGGCCAGCCATCTGCTGGCCGGGGCCGGCGACCCGGAGGGCGCGCTGCTGCTGGCCCGCACCGCGTACGCGGGGGCCCGGCGGTCGGCCGGTCCGGGGCTGCGGGCGCTGCTGCTGCACCGGGTGGCGCTGGCGGCCGCGCTGGGCGGGCGGGCCCGGGCCGCCCGGCAGGCCCTGGACGCGGCGCGGCAGACGGCCGGCGCGGTCGAGCCGGGCGCCGAGCCGGCCTGGCTCTACTGGCTCGACGACACCGAGCTGGCGGCGATGACGGGCCGAGCCCTGGTCGCGCTCGGCCGACCCCGGCCGGCGCTGCCGCTGCTGCGCGCGGCCCGGCGCGGTGGCCGGCCCCGCCGGGCGGCGGTCTACGGCGGCTGGCTGGCCCGCGGCCTGCTCCAGCTCGGCGAGGTGGAGCAGGCCTGCGCGGTGGCCGGGGCCGCGCTGCTGGACGCGGTCCGCGCCGGGTCGGCGCGGGCCGCGACCCCGCTGGTCGAGCTGGAGCGGCGGCTGGCCGCGCACCGCACCGAGCCGGCGGTACGCCGCTACGCCGCGCTGCTCGCCGACGCCCGCGGCTTTCTGCCCCGTGGCCCGGTCACCGCCCCCTCCCGACCGCCCGCGCCGGGGCGGCGGGGCGGCCCGTCGGGCGCGGCGGGCGCGACGCGCCGGGCCGGTGGGGGGACGCGGCCAACCCCGACCGGCTAG
- a CDS encoding polyprenyl synthetase family protein, whose amino-acid sequence MTHAAPVSPVDRAGLRQRVDKALAEFLANQRTWMTGVDDALVPVAEAIEAFVLGGGKRLRPAFGYWGYRGAGGVDSDHVVTALAALEFVQASALIHDDLMDRSDTRRGEPAVHRRFAARHRAAGWGGDPDGFGDAAAILLGDLCLVWSDELLHSAGLEPRTVARARPVFDEMRTEVTVGQYLDVLTQVTGDTSLERAGKVARYKSAKYTVERPLLLGAALAEASADVRAAYSAYGLPLGEAFQLRDDVLGVFGDPAQTGKPAGDDLREGKRTYLVAAAVEATDDAGRELLLGQLGDPGLDEAGVARLRDLISASGALARTEQRIVTLTDAALAALTTVDLDTEARQALVDLAIAATRRAD is encoded by the coding sequence GTGACCCACGCTGCTCCCGTCTCCCCCGTCGACCGCGCCGGTCTGCGTCAGCGCGTCGACAAGGCCCTGGCCGAGTTCCTGGCCAACCAGCGCACCTGGATGACCGGCGTCGACGACGCGCTGGTGCCCGTCGCCGAGGCGATCGAGGCGTTCGTGCTGGGCGGCGGCAAGCGGCTGCGCCCGGCGTTCGGCTACTGGGGGTACCGGGGCGCCGGCGGGGTCGACTCCGACCACGTGGTGACCGCGCTGGCGGCGTTGGAGTTCGTGCAGGCCAGCGCCTTGATCCACGACGACCTGATGGACCGCTCCGACACCCGTCGCGGCGAGCCGGCGGTGCACCGGCGGTTCGCCGCCCGGCACCGGGCGGCCGGCTGGGGCGGCGATCCGGACGGGTTCGGCGACGCCGCGGCGATCCTCCTCGGCGACCTCTGCCTGGTCTGGTCGGACGAGCTGCTGCACTCCGCCGGCCTGGAGCCGCGGACGGTGGCCCGGGCCCGGCCGGTCTTCGACGAGATGCGCACCGAGGTCACCGTCGGGCAGTACCTGGACGTGCTGACCCAGGTCACCGGGGACACCTCGCTGGAGCGGGCCGGGAAGGTGGCCCGGTACAAGTCGGCCAAGTACACGGTCGAGCGGCCGCTGCTGCTCGGCGCCGCGCTGGCCGAGGCGTCGGCGGACGTCCGGGCGGCCTACTCGGCGTACGGGCTGCCGCTGGGCGAGGCGTTCCAGCTCCGCGACGACGTGCTGGGGGTCTTCGGTGACCCGGCGCAGACGGGCAAGCCGGCCGGCGACGACCTGCGCGAGGGCAAGCGCACCTACCTGGTGGCGGCGGCCGTGGAGGCGACCGACGACGCCGGTCGCGAGCTGCTGCTCGGCCAGCTGGGCGATCCGGGGCTGGACGAGGCCGGGGTGGCGCGGCTGCGGGACCTGATCAGCGCCAGCGGCGCGCTGGCCCGCACCGAGCAGCGGATCGTCACCCTCACCGACGCCGCGCTGGCCGCGCTGACCACCGTCGACCTCGACACCGAGGCCCGCCAGGCCCTGGTCGATCTCGCCATCGCCGCCACCCGCCGCGCCGACTAA
- a CDS encoding glycosyl hydrolase family 18 protein gives MKRSLRRALWAGAVVALTVAAVPVTSAFGAGSVTATFAKVQDWGTGHETRVTVANGSSVSVDTWRIEFDLPSGTTISSFWDADVTSSGTHYVAVKKSWAGPLAPGASFSWGYNGTGAYKAPLNCTVNGAPCGGGTPTTSPTASPTVSPTASPTASPTASPTTSPTVSPTAPPPTGDKKVVGYFAEWGVYGRNYHVKNIHTSGSAAKLTHVLYAFGNTTGGRCTIGDSYADYDKAYTAADSVDGVADTWDQPLRGSFNQLRKLKKMYPHLRVIWSFGGWTWSGGFTQAAQNPAAFADSCYNLVEDPRWADVFDGIDVDWEYPNACGLQCDSSGPNAFKNVVGALRSKFGSSALVTAAITADGSTGGKIDATDYAGAASSLNWLMPMTYDYFGAFNPQGPTAPHSPLTSYTGIPQQGFWSDAAIQKLKAKGIPASKLLLGIGFYGRGWTGVTQTAPGGTATGPAPGTYEQGIDDYKVLKNTCPATGTIAGTAYAKCGSNWWSYDTPSTIGGKMTYAKNQGLGGAFFWELSGDTGNGELIGAIKGGLG, from the coding sequence CCGTCGCCAACGGCTCCAGCGTCAGCGTCGACACCTGGCGCATCGAGTTCGACCTGCCGTCGGGCACCACCATCAGCAGCTTCTGGGACGCCGACGTCACCAGCAGCGGCACCCACTACGTCGCGGTCAAGAAGAGCTGGGCCGGCCCGCTCGCCCCCGGCGCCAGCTTCAGCTGGGGCTACAACGGCACCGGGGCGTACAAGGCGCCGCTGAACTGCACCGTCAACGGCGCGCCGTGCGGCGGGGGCACCCCGACCACCTCGCCGACCGCCTCGCCCACGGTCTCGCCGACCGCGTCGCCGACCGCGTCGCCCACTGCCTCGCCCACCACCTCGCCGACGGTGTCGCCGACCGCGCCCCCGCCGACCGGGGACAAGAAGGTCGTCGGCTACTTCGCCGAGTGGGGCGTCTACGGCCGCAACTACCACGTCAAGAACATCCACACCAGCGGGTCCGCGGCCAAGCTGACCCACGTCCTGTACGCCTTCGGCAACACCACCGGCGGGCGCTGCACCATCGGTGACAGCTACGCCGACTACGACAAGGCGTACACCGCGGCCGACAGTGTGGACGGTGTCGCGGACACCTGGGACCAGCCGCTGCGCGGCAGCTTCAACCAGCTGCGCAAGCTCAAGAAGATGTACCCGCACCTGAGGGTGATCTGGTCCTTCGGCGGGTGGACCTGGTCGGGTGGCTTCACCCAGGCCGCGCAGAACCCCGCCGCCTTCGCCGACAGCTGCTACAACCTCGTCGAGGACCCGCGCTGGGCCGACGTCTTCGACGGCATCGACGTCGACTGGGAGTACCCCAACGCCTGCGGCCTGCAGTGCGACAGCAGCGGACCGAACGCCTTCAAGAACGTGGTCGGCGCCCTGCGGTCGAAGTTCGGCTCCAGCGCGCTGGTCACCGCCGCCATCACCGCGGACGGCAGCACCGGCGGCAAGATCGACGCCACCGACTACGCCGGCGCGGCGTCGTCGCTGAACTGGCTCATGCCGATGACGTACGACTACTTCGGCGCCTTCAACCCGCAGGGCCCCACCGCCCCGCACTCGCCGCTCACCTCGTACACCGGCATCCCGCAGCAGGGCTTCTGGTCCGACGCCGCGATCCAGAAGCTCAAGGCCAAGGGCATCCCGGCCAGCAAGCTGCTGCTCGGCATCGGCTTCTACGGCCGGGGCTGGACCGGGGTCACCCAGACCGCTCCGGGCGGCACCGCCACCGGCCCCGCCCCGGGCACCTACGAGCAGGGCATCGATGACTACAAGGTCCTCAAGAACACCTGCCCGGCCACCGGCACCATCGCCGGCACGGCGTACGCCAAGTGCGGCAGCAACTGGTGGAGCTACGACACCCCGTCCACCATCGGCGGCAAGATGACCTACGCGAAGAACCAGGGCCTCGGTGGCGCCTTCTTCTGGGAGCTCTCCGGTGACACCGGCAACGGCGAGCTGATCGGCGCCATCAAGGGCGGTCTCGGCTGA
- the pknB gene encoding Stk1 family PASTA domain-containing Ser/Thr kinase, with translation MDTQVADTLLGSLLDGRYRIRGRVARGGMATVYTATDERLERTVAVKIIHPTQAPEARGRAAGFMARFTDEAKTIARLTHPNVVAVYDQGTHGGLPYLVMEYVRGRTLRDVLAERRRLNPDEALAIMEQMLAAIAAAHRAGLVHRDVKPENVLVAEAPTGGVANLVDSVVKVADFGLARAVEASAEEESGNQLMATVAYVAPELVTDGHADPRTDVYSAGIVLFEMLTGRVPYDGDRPVDVAWQHVDRDVPAPSTLVPALPKVLDDLVARATRRDPGARPTDAGALLAEVQVARDDLGNPNTHTAVLRQVGDETSAVAQPTMVVAAVHPAQRPAWARLPEGAQQRPHRRRAAPESDLGARFAALRTRLMGSQRGRLSVAAAVLALGLLAALGGWWVGVGRYTVAPELVSLSKAEAQAQADRAGFTLAYAEPRYDEKTPRDSVVAQDPVSAAKILKGGTITLTLSLGPERFPVPDVVGKEFELAEADLTSAKLLVAKGAPRYDDNLPAGVVLETNPKVGAEVKPGTKITLILSKGRAPISVPNLLGKNVNEARATLAQLGLVPVETYKDSDKPKDEILGQSPANGAGVEKGAQVRLEVSKGPAQVIMPRVVDLPCPQAKQQLESQGFPVTVQFNPNGIVRFQNPPENSPVPPATPVTIGCL, from the coding sequence ATGGACACACAGGTCGCCGACACGTTGCTGGGCTCGCTGCTCGACGGGCGTTACCGCATTCGCGGGCGCGTCGCGCGCGGCGGGATGGCGACCGTGTACACCGCCACCGACGAGCGCCTGGAGCGCACCGTGGCGGTCAAGATCATTCATCCGACCCAGGCACCGGAGGCCCGCGGTCGGGCGGCCGGGTTCATGGCGCGGTTCACCGACGAGGCGAAGACGATCGCCCGGCTGACCCACCCCAACGTGGTGGCGGTCTACGACCAGGGCACCCACGGCGGGCTGCCGTACCTGGTGATGGAGTACGTCCGCGGCCGCACCCTGCGCGACGTGCTGGCCGAGCGGCGCCGGCTCAACCCGGACGAGGCGTTGGCGATCATGGAGCAGATGCTCGCCGCGATCGCCGCCGCGCACCGGGCCGGGTTGGTCCACCGGGACGTGAAGCCGGAGAACGTACTGGTCGCCGAGGCGCCCACCGGCGGCGTGGCGAACCTCGTCGACAGCGTGGTGAAGGTCGCCGACTTCGGCCTGGCCCGCGCGGTCGAGGCCAGCGCCGAGGAGGAGAGCGGCAACCAGCTCATGGCGACCGTCGCGTACGTGGCGCCGGAGCTGGTCACCGACGGGCACGCCGACCCCCGCACCGACGTCTACTCCGCCGGAATCGTGCTGTTCGAGATGCTCACCGGGCGGGTCCCGTACGACGGGGACCGGCCGGTGGACGTCGCCTGGCAGCACGTCGACCGGGACGTTCCGGCCCCGTCGACCCTGGTACCCGCGCTGCCCAAGGTGCTCGACGACCTGGTCGCGCGGGCCACCCGGCGCGACCCCGGCGCCCGCCCGACCGACGCCGGCGCCCTGCTGGCCGAGGTGCAGGTGGCCCGGGACGACCTGGGCAATCCGAACACGCACACCGCCGTGCTGCGCCAGGTGGGCGACGAGACCTCGGCGGTGGCCCAGCCGACCATGGTCGTGGCGGCGGTCCACCCGGCCCAGCGGCCGGCCTGGGCGCGCCTGCCCGAGGGGGCCCAACAGCGGCCGCACCGCCGTCGGGCCGCCCCGGAGTCGGACCTCGGGGCCCGGTTCGCCGCGCTGCGCACCCGCCTGATGGGCAGCCAGCGCGGCCGGCTCTCGGTCGCCGCCGCGGTGCTGGCGCTCGGCCTGCTCGCCGCGCTCGGCGGCTGGTGGGTCGGGGTGGGTCGCTACACGGTCGCCCCGGAGCTGGTGAGCCTGAGCAAGGCCGAGGCGCAGGCGCAGGCGGACCGGGCCGGCTTCACCCTGGCCTACGCCGAGCCCCGCTACGACGAGAAGACCCCCCGGGACAGCGTCGTGGCGCAGGATCCGGTCTCGGCCGCCAAGATCCTCAAGGGTGGCACCATCACGCTCACCCTGTCGCTGGGCCCGGAGCGGTTCCCGGTGCCGGACGTGGTGGGCAAGGAGTTCGAGCTGGCCGAGGCGGACCTGACCAGCGCGAAGCTGCTGGTGGCCAAGGGCGCCCCCCGCTACGACGACAATCTGCCGGCCGGGGTGGTGCTGGAGACCAACCCGAAGGTCGGCGCCGAGGTGAAGCCGGGCACGAAGATCACCCTCATCCTGAGCAAGGGCCGGGCGCCGATCTCGGTGCCGAACCTGCTCGGCAAGAACGTCAACGAGGCGCGGGCTACGCTGGCCCAGCTCGGCCTGGTGCCGGTCGAGACGTACAAGGACTCGGACAAGCCGAAGGACGAGATCCTCGGGCAGAGCCCGGCCAACGGCGCCGGGGTCGAGAAGGGCGCCCAGGTCCGGCTGGAGGTCAGCAAGGGTCCGGCCCAGGTGATCATGCCCCGGGTGGTCGACCTGCCGTGCCCGCAGGCCAAGCAGCAGCTGGAGAGCCAGGGCTTCCCGGTGACCGTGCAGTTCAACCCGAACGGGATCGTCCGGTTCCAGAACCCGCCCGAGAACTCACCGGTGCCGCCGGCCACGCCGGTCACCATCGGGTGCCTGTGA
- a CDS encoding class II 3-deoxy-7-phosphoheptulonate synthase produces MRHEWHQLSYPAVSSPGLQTSRPTVDSAEDAALGLDRWRDLPREQTPPWPDPAQVAEVCKVLDVVPSVVAPYEVDRLRQRLALVCEGKAFLLQGGDCAETFADNTESHLLANARTLLQMAIVLTYGASLPVVKVARVAGQYTKPRSLPTDARGLPAYRGDMINALEATPEARIADPQRMIRAYANSAAAMNMLRAYLAGGLADLHAVHDWNKGFVKNSPAGERYEAIAREIDRALAFIRACGMTEDEALRTVTLYCSHEALALEYDRALTRVSDRRAYGLSGHFLWIGERTRQLDGAHIDFISRIANPIGVKLGPTTTPDEAIELCEKLNPDNVPGRLTLISRMGNHKVRDALPPIVAKVTAAGAKVVWQCDPMHGNTHESSNGYKTRHFDRIVDEVLGYFEVHRGLETHPGGLHVELTGEDVTECLGGAQGIEDLDLPDRYETACDPRLNTQQSLELAFLVAEMLRG; encoded by the coding sequence ATGCGCCATGAGTGGCATCAGCTGAGCTACCCCGCCGTGAGCAGCCCCGGGCTGCAGACCAGCCGACCCACCGTCGACTCCGCCGAGGACGCGGCCCTCGGCCTGGACCGCTGGCGGGACCTGCCCCGGGAACAGACCCCGCCCTGGCCCGACCCGGCGCAGGTGGCCGAGGTCTGCAAGGTGCTCGACGTCGTACCGTCGGTGGTCGCGCCCTACGAGGTCGACCGGCTCCGGCAGCGCCTCGCGCTGGTCTGCGAGGGCAAGGCGTTCCTCCTCCAGGGCGGCGACTGCGCCGAGACCTTCGCCGACAACACCGAGAGTCACCTGCTGGCCAACGCCCGCACCCTGCTCCAGATGGCGATCGTGCTGACCTACGGCGCCTCGCTGCCGGTGGTCAAGGTCGCCCGGGTCGCCGGCCAGTACACCAAGCCCCGGTCCCTGCCGACCGACGCCCGTGGGCTGCCCGCGTACCGCGGCGACATGATCAACGCGCTGGAGGCCACGCCGGAGGCGCGGATCGCCGACCCGCAGCGCATGATCCGGGCGTACGCGAACTCGGCGGCCGCGATGAACATGCTCCGCGCGTACCTGGCCGGCGGGCTGGCCGACCTGCACGCCGTGCACGACTGGAACAAGGGTTTCGTCAAGAACTCCCCGGCCGGCGAGCGCTACGAGGCGATCGCCCGGGAGATCGACCGGGCGCTGGCCTTCATCCGCGCCTGCGGGATGACCGAGGACGAGGCGCTGCGCACCGTCACCCTCTACTGCTCCCACGAGGCCCTGGCCCTGGAGTACGACCGGGCGCTCACCCGGGTCTCCGACCGCCGGGCGTACGGGCTGTCCGGGCACTTCCTGTGGATCGGCGAGCGGACCCGGCAGCTCGACGGGGCGCACATCGACTTCATCTCCCGGATCGCCAACCCGATCGGCGTCAAGCTCGGCCCGACGACCACGCCGGACGAGGCCATCGAGCTCTGCGAGAAGCTCAACCCGGACAACGTCCCCGGCCGGCTCACCCTGATCAGCCGGATGGGCAACCACAAGGTCCGCGACGCGCTGCCGCCGATCGTGGCCAAGGTGACCGCCGCCGGCGCCAAGGTCGTCTGGCAGTGCGACCCGATGCACGGCAACACCCACGAGTCGTCCAACGGCTACAAGACCCGACACTTCGACCGGATCGTCGACGAGGTGCTCGGCTACTTCGAGGTGCACCGCGGCCTGGAGACCCACCCGGGCGGCCTGCACGTGGAGCTGACCGGCGAGGACGTCACCGAGTGCCTCGGCGGCGCCCAGGGCATCGAGGACCTCGACCTGCCCGATCGGTACGAAACCGCCTGCGACCCGCGACTGAACACCCAGCAGTCGCTGGAGCTGGCCTTCCTGGTGGCGGAGATGCTGCGTGGCTGA
- a CDS encoding AraC-like ligand-binding domain-containing protein codes for MASVDTGWLPPAERFDFWQDLVARESVPARISSDHAADFTASARVVDLGVVRLGVWRYPSLELHRTRRMIRSTDPELYQLALPLSGHGAVSQQRRQSPLAPSGFAFVDTVRPHGSSHRTDGTAAGPLRTLTALVPHAALPLPAHRIEELLAAELPAGSGMGLLLARFLRQVADHPEQYAPTDAAHLDQVALALIAGTLAGRLDDEHALPMDVRVTGLRTRIEAFVQRHLADPELTPAAVAAAHHLSLRSLHRLFEGTGTTVAGLIRARRLESCRRDLADSRLGGLSVHEVAARCGFRDRAHFSRAFRARYGVSPREHREWAARR; via the coding sequence GTGGCGTCGGTCGACACCGGGTGGCTGCCACCGGCCGAGCGGTTCGACTTCTGGCAGGACCTGGTCGCCCGGGAGTCGGTGCCGGCCCGGATCAGCAGCGACCACGCCGCCGACTTCACCGCCTCGGCGCGGGTGGTCGACCTGGGCGTGGTCCGGCTCGGCGTGTGGCGGTACCCGTCGCTGGAGCTGCACCGGACGCGTCGGATGATCCGCAGCACGGATCCGGAGCTGTACCAGCTCGCCCTGCCGCTGTCCGGGCACGGCGCGGTGTCGCAGCAGCGGCGGCAGTCGCCGCTCGCCCCGTCCGGCTTCGCCTTCGTCGACACCGTCCGCCCGCACGGGTCGTCGCACCGGACCGACGGGACGGCCGCCGGCCCGCTGCGCACGCTGACCGCGCTGGTGCCCCACGCGGCGCTGCCGCTCCCGGCGCACCGGATCGAGGAACTGCTCGCCGCCGAGCTGCCCGCCGGCAGCGGGATGGGACTGCTGCTGGCCCGCTTCTTGCGTCAGGTCGCCGACCACCCCGAGCAGTACGCGCCGACCGACGCCGCCCACCTCGACCAGGTCGCCCTGGCGCTGATCGCCGGCACCCTGGCCGGCCGGCTCGACGACGAACACGCCCTGCCGATGGACGTCCGGGTCACCGGGCTGCGTACCCGGATCGAGGCGTTCGTGCAGCGGCACCTGGCCGACCCGGAGCTGACCCCGGCCGCGGTGGCCGCGGCGCACCACCTGTCGCTGCGGTCGCTGCACCGGCTCTTCGAGGGCACCGGCACCACGGTGGCCGGCCTGATCCGCGCCCGCCGCCTGGAGAGCTGCCGGCGCGACCTGGCCGATTCCCGGCTGGGCGGCCTGTCCGTGCACGAGGTGGCCGCGCGCTGCGGGTTCCGCGACCGGGCCCACTTCAGCCGGGCGTTCCGTGCCCGGTACGGCGTGTCCCCGCGCGAGCACCGGGAGTGGGCCGCCCGGCGGTGA
- a CDS encoding Rv2175c family DNA-binding protein → MTDSVPADQASGAALAGPSDPAAWLTLPDVAERLELPISKVHQMIRDRELIAVRRDGVRRIPVDLVANKTVLKHLPGVLNLLADAGYDDEAALRWLYEPDDTLSGGTAAATLGGDHAREVKRRAQALGF, encoded by the coding sequence GTGACCGATTCCGTACCCGCCGACCAGGCTTCCGGCGCCGCTCTCGCCGGCCCGTCCGACCCGGCCGCCTGGCTGACCCTGCCCGACGTGGCCGAGCGCCTCGAGCTGCCGATCAGCAAGGTCCACCAGATGATCCGCGACCGGGAGCTGATCGCCGTCCGCCGCGACGGTGTCCGCCGGATTCCCGTCGACCTGGTGGCGAACAAGACGGTGCTCAAGCACCTGCCCGGCGTGCTGAACCTGCTGGCCGACGCCGGCTACGACGACGAGGCCGCCCTGCGCTGGCTCTACGAGCCCGACGACACCCTCTCCGGCGGCACCGCCGCGGCCACCCTCGGCGGCGACCACGCCCGCGAGGTCAAACGCCGCGCCCAAGCCCTCGGCTTCTGA
- a CDS encoding threonine aldolase family protein, with product MIVAESFIDLRSDTVTRPTAGMREAMATAEVGDDVYGEDPTVAALEAEVAALFGHEAALFAPTGSMANQIALQLVVPPGDELLCDADAHVVTYEIGAAAAYGGISSRTWPAVGADIDPDVVAGMVRPDGYFAVPTRAIAVEQTHNRGGGGVIPLTTLRELRRVADDHGLALHCDGARIWHAHVADGVPLAEYGALFDTLSVCLSKGLGAPIGSLVLGSAEKIDRARFIRKRMGGGMRQVGVLAAAGRYALAHHVTRLAEDHAKAARLAEAVAPFGVLAAPVRTNLVPLDLTKHPLDAKALAAAARAEGLLVSVLGPRTARLVTHMDVDDAGIDRAVEILTRLLRA from the coding sequence ATGATTGTGGCTGAGAGTTTCATCGACCTGCGGTCCGACACGGTGACCCGGCCCACCGCCGGGATGCGGGAGGCGATGGCCACCGCCGAGGTCGGCGACGACGTCTACGGCGAGGACCCGACGGTCGCCGCGCTGGAGGCCGAGGTCGCCGCGCTCTTCGGGCACGAGGCGGCGCTGTTCGCCCCGACCGGCTCGATGGCCAACCAGATCGCCCTCCAGCTCGTCGTGCCCCCCGGTGACGAGCTGCTCTGCGACGCCGACGCGCACGTCGTCACGTACGAGATCGGCGCCGCCGCCGCGTACGGCGGGATCTCCTCGCGGACCTGGCCGGCGGTCGGCGCGGACATCGACCCGGACGTGGTCGCCGGCATGGTGCGGCCCGACGGTTACTTCGCGGTCCCCACCCGGGCGATCGCCGTCGAGCAGACCCACAACCGGGGCGGCGGCGGGGTGATCCCGCTGACCACCCTGCGCGAGCTGCGCCGGGTCGCCGACGACCACGGGCTCGCGCTGCACTGCGACGGGGCCCGGATCTGGCACGCGCACGTCGCCGACGGGGTGCCGCTGGCCGAGTACGGCGCGCTCTTCGACACGCTCTCGGTCTGCCTGTCGAAGGGCCTCGGCGCCCCGATCGGCTCGCTGGTGCTCGGCAGCGCCGAGAAGATCGACCGGGCCCGGTTCATCCGCAAGCGGATGGGCGGCGGCATGCGCCAGGTCGGCGTCCTCGCCGCCGCCGGCCGGTACGCGCTGGCCCACCACGTCACCCGGCTCGCCGAGGACCACGCCAAGGCCGCCCGGCTGGCCGAGGCGGTCGCCCCGTTCGGGGTGCTCGCCGCGCCGGTCCGGACCAACCTGGTCCCGCTGGACCTGACCAAGCACCCGCTGGACGCGAAGGCCCTGGCCGCCGCCGCCCGCGCCGAGGGCCTGCTGGTCTCGGTGCTCGGCCCGCGCACCGCCCGCCTGGTCACCCACATGGACGTCGACGACGCCGGGATCGACCGCGCGGTGGAGATCCTCACCCGCCTGCTGCGCGCCTGA
- a CDS encoding deoxyribonuclease IV gives MRPVGSHTPTSGGLARAALPYVDAAGSEVVQVYVSNSRGWALPAGDPAQDMLFRDGCAERGVPVFIHASLLVNLGSPTAATVQRSAETLAHALRRGRAIGARGVVFHAGSAVDAGHAEAAMRQVRETLLPLLDEAAAAGGPMLLVEPSAGGGRSLASRVEQLGPYLDAVDRHPGLGVCFDTCHAWAAGHDLAAEGGMTATLDALVATVGADRLRLVHANDSKDLCGSTRDRHENIGKGSIGEPAFAELMAHPATAGVPVLVETPTEKHEGHAADIATLKRLHP, from the coding sequence ATGCGACCCGTCGGCTCACACACCCCCACCTCGGGCGGACTGGCCCGGGCGGCCCTGCCGTACGTCGACGCGGCCGGCTCCGAGGTGGTGCAGGTCTACGTCTCCAACTCGCGCGGCTGGGCGCTGCCGGCCGGCGACCCGGCCCAGGACATGCTCTTCCGGGACGGCTGCGCCGAGCGGGGTGTCCCGGTCTTCATCCACGCCTCGCTGCTGGTGAACCTCGGCTCCCCGACGGCGGCGACGGTGCAGCGGTCGGCGGAGACCCTGGCGCACGCGCTGCGCCGCGGCCGGGCGATCGGTGCCCGGGGCGTGGTGTTCCACGCGGGCAGCGCGGTCGACGCGGGGCACGCCGAGGCCGCCATGCGACAGGTCCGCGAGACGCTGCTGCCGTTGCTGGACGAGGCTGCGGCCGCGGGCGGGCCGATGCTGCTGGTCGAGCCGAGCGCGGGCGGGGGTCGCTCGCTGGCCTCGCGGGTGGAGCAGCTGGGTCCCTACCTGGACGCGGTGGACCGGCACCCCGGGCTCGGCGTCTGCTTCGACACCTGCCACGCGTGGGCGGCCGGGCACGACCTGGCCGCCGAGGGCGGCATGACGGCGACGCTGGACGCCCTGGTGGCGACCGTCGGGGCGGACCGGCTGCGGCTGGTGCACGCCAACGACTCCAAGGACCTGTGCGGTTCCACCCGGGACCGGCACGAGAACATCGGCAAGGGCAGTATCGGTGAGCCCGCGTTCGCCGAGCTGATGGCCCACCCGGCCACCGCCGGCGTCCCCGTGTTGGTGGAGACCCCCACCGAGAAGCACGAGGGCCACGCCGCCGACATCGCCACCCTCAAACGCCTCCACCCCTGA